A single genomic interval of Saccharomyces eubayanus strain FM1318 chromosome IV, whole genome shotgun sequence harbors:
- the MIC12 gene encoding Mic12p: MSKLGSLARSVKWTLSAGVIGSVFYLYRFSNKGYFYDHDATWLKQDHQAQDLMDRREVVPGGVKNRKQIVMDDGVAWTRTMGESMKDIWNEQVRNSVNWIYSWGKT, from the coding sequence ATGTCAAAATTGGGTTCATTAGCCAGGTCTGTCAAGTGGACTCTTTCCGCGGGGGTCATAGGCTCTGTTTTCTATCTCTACCGGTTCAGCAACAAGGGATATTTCTACGACCACGATGCTACGTGGTTGAAGCAAGACCATCAGGCACAAGACCTGATGGATAGAAGGGAAGTGGTACCTGGAGGGGTCAAAAATCGTAAACAGATCGTAATGGATGACGGTGTCGCATGGACTAGGACCATGGGGGAGAGCATGAAAGACATATGGAACGAACAAGTAAGAAATTCCGTCAACTGGATCTATTCATGGGGAAAGACCTAG